One Uloborus diversus isolate 005 unplaced genomic scaffold, Udiv.v.3.1 scaffold_702, whole genome shotgun sequence DNA window includes the following coding sequences:
- the LOC129233762 gene encoding protein GVQW3-like has protein sequence MLQEGYGEACMSYSQAKKWHKAFKEGREDVTDEARSGRPSNSKTDNNVSCVRELLNSDRRMSVRLLSDSLNLPKTIVHEIVSEELGMRKICAKLVPKVLTDAQKTHRLEVSKEMKKMCRDNPNFLDNVITGYESWIFEYDPETKRQSAEWHTTASPHQKKARMSKSRVKSMLIVFFDVKGVMHHEFVPPGKTVTGQFYKEVLQRLNNRVTRV, from the coding sequence ATGCTTCAGGAGGGTTACGGGGAGGCTTGCATGTCCTATTCGCAGGCAAAAAAGTGGCACAAAGCTTTCAAAGAGGGTCGTGAGGATGTCACCGACGAGGCCCGGTCTGGACGCCCTTCAAACTCGAAAACGGACAACAATGTGAGTTGTGTGCGCGAATTGTTGAACTCAGACCGCCGAATGAGTGTTCGTTTGTTGTCAGACTCGTTGAACTTGCCGAAAACAATTGTCCATGAGATTGTGTCGGAAGAATTGGGCATGCGAAAGATTTGCGCAAAACTTGTGCCCAAAGTTTTGACCGATGCTCAAAAAACGCATCGCTTGGAAGTTTCCAAGgagatgaaaaaaatgtgtagggACAACCCTAATTTTTTGGACAACGTCATCACTGGATATGAGTCATGGATATTCGAGTACGACCCAGAAACGAAAAGACAGAGTGCGGAATGGCACACCACGGCGTCGCCTCACCAGAAAAAAGCTCGAATGAGCAAGTCACGAGTGAAATCAATGCTCATTGTCTTCTTCGATGTTAAAGGAGTAATGCATCACGAGTTCGTCCCACCTGGCAAGACTGTTACGGGTCAGTTCTACAAAGAAGTGCTTCAACGGCTGAATAACCGCGTCACCCGCGTCTGA